From one Solanum stenotomum isolate F172 chromosome 12, ASM1918654v1, whole genome shotgun sequence genomic stretch:
- the LOC125847826 gene encoding uncharacterized protein LOC125847826, producing MLVEVATGVTEAIGNPKGDLRPQNPNAASKKSKESDRRRRRRKQKKNKAASKVANGEDSDNGAQDANGGAEDSSKETSDPQKSLVQVEVEYVPEKAELDGEFDEEFRKVFEKFTFTDATGAEENDKKDETAADGALKKKADSDSEEEEEDAQQKEKGVSNKKKKLQRRMNIAELKQISMKPDVVEVWDATAADPKLLVFLKSYRNTVPVPRHWCQKRKFLQGKRGIEKQPFQLPDFIAATGIEKIRQAYIEKEDSKKLKQKQRERMQPKMGKMDIDYQVLHDAFFKYQTKPKLTSLGDLYYEGKEFEVKLREMKPGTLSHELKEALGMPEGAPPPWLINMQRYGPPPSYPQLKIPGLNAPIPPGAKFGYQPGGWGKPPVDEYGRPLYGDVFGVLQQDQPNYEDEPVDKTKHWGDLEEEEEEEEEEEEEEMEEEEMEDGIQSVDSLSSTPTGVETPDVIDLRKQQRKEPEKPLYQVLEEKEEKIAPGTLLGTSHTYVINTGAQDKAGAKRVDLLKGQKSDRVDVTLAPEELELMDNVLPAKYEEAREEEKLRSQREDFSDMVAENEKKRKRKMHEKDGKSKKKDFKF from the exons ATGCTGGTTGAAGTAGCAACCGGAGTAACAGAAGCCATTGGTAATCCAAAAGGCGATTTGAGACCTCAAAACCCTAACGCCGCCTCTAAGAAGTCGAAGGAAAGCGATCGACGTCGTAGGCGGAGGAAGCAGAAGAAGAACAAGGCGGCGTCTAAGGTTGCAAATGGAGAAGACAGTGATAATGGTGCGCAAGACGCAAACGGCGGCGCTGAAGATAGTTCTAAGGAAACTTCTGATCCTCAGAAG TCTTTGGTTCAAGTTGAAGTAGAGTATGTACCAGAGAAGGCCGAATTAGATGGTGAGTTCGATGAGGAATTCAGGAAGGTTTTTGAGAAATTCACTTTCACGGATGCCACTGGTGCTGAG GAGAATGATAAGAAGGATGAAACTGCTGCTGATGGAGCCTTAAAGAAAAAGGCGGATTCTGATtctgaggaggaagaagaggatgcACAGCAAAAGGAGAAGGGAGTCtctaacaaaaagaaaaaa CTTCAGCGTAGGATGAACATTGCAGAACTGAAACAAATCTCTATGAAGCCTGATGTTGTTGAG GTATGGGATGCCACTGCAGCAGACCCTAAGCTCCTGGTATTTCTGAAATCTTATCGGAATACTGTTCCTGTTCCAAGACACTGGTGTCAGAAACGGAAATTTTTGCAG GGGAAGCGTGGGATTGAGAAACAGCCATTTCAACTTCCTGACTTTATAGCTGCAACAGGAATTGAGAAAATTAGACAA GCTTATATTGAAAAGGAGGACAGTAAGAAGCTTAAACAAAAGCAGCGGGAAAGGATGCAGCCAAAAATGGGGAAGATGGATATTGATTATCAG GTTCTACATGACGCCTTTTTTAAGTATCAAACTAAACCAAAGTTGACATCCCTTGGTGATCTGTATTATGAAGGGAAGGAGTTTGAG GTCAAGTTGAGGGAAATGAAACCTGGAACTTTGTCTCATGAACTGAAAGAGGCCCTTGGTATGCCTGAAGGTGCTCCTCCTCCATGGCTCATCAATATGCAG AGATATGGTCCTCCACCCTCTTATCCTCAGCTGAAGATCCCTGGATTGAATGCTCCTATTCCACCTGGAGCCAAGTTCGGTTATCAGCCGGGAGGTTGGGGTAAACCACCTGTTGATGAA TATGGGCGCCCTTTATACGGAGATGTCTTTGGTGTATTGCAACAAGATCAGCCTAATTATGAG GATGAACCTGTTGATAAGACTAAACATTGGGGTGACttggaggaagaggaagaagaggaggaagaggaggaggaagaagagatGGAGGAAGAGGAGATGGAGGATGGTATTCAGTCAGTGGACAGTCTTTCAAG TACTCCCACTGGAGTTGAGACTCCTGATGTTATTGACCTTCGCAAGCAACAGAGGAAGGAGCCTGAGAAGCCCCTCTACCAG GtgcttgaagaaaaagaagaaaagatagCTCCTGGTACTCTTCTTGGAACAAGCCATAC GTATGTGATCAACACTGGCGCTCAAGACAAGGCTGGTGCCAAAAGG GTTGATCTGCTCAAAGGTCAGAAGTCAGATAGAGTTGATGTCACATTGGCACCTGAAGAGTTGGAACTTATGGACAATGTTTTACCAGCCAA ATACGAGGAAGCTAGAGAGGAAGAGAAGCTCCGTAGCCAGCGTGAGGATTTCAGTGACATGGTAGCAGAG AATGAGAAGAAGAGGAAGCGTAAAATGCATGAAAAGGATGGCAAGTCGAAGAAGAAGGATTTCAAGTTTTGA